One genomic region from Thermoanaerobaculia bacterium encodes:
- a CDS encoding enoyl-CoA hydratase-related protein, whose translation MALVEIEVVDRILLATVNRPEKMNALNSQVLEELDGAIQQARSNDGVGAMIVTGAGPKAFVAGADISELATMTPVTGRAHALRGQAVFSRLENLGKPVIAAINGFALGGGCELALACTLRVASENAKLGQPEVKLGILPGYGGSQRLARIVGEGRAMEICLTGEPIGAAEAFRIGLVNRVVPAGEALAAARELAGKILANAPLAVAFTMDAIHNGLDLPLEDGLELEATLFGVCASTEDMREGMKAFLEKRVARFSGK comes from the coding sequence ATGGCTCTCGTCGAGATCGAAGTCGTCGACCGGATCCTGCTGGCGACGGTCAACCGTCCCGAGAAGATGAACGCGCTGAACTCGCAGGTGCTCGAGGAGCTGGACGGCGCGATCCAGCAGGCGCGCTCGAACGACGGCGTGGGCGCGATGATCGTCACGGGCGCGGGGCCGAAGGCGTTCGTCGCGGGCGCCGACATTTCGGAGCTCGCCACCATGACGCCGGTCACGGGGCGCGCGCACGCGCTCCGCGGGCAGGCCGTCTTCTCCCGTCTCGAGAATCTCGGGAAACCCGTGATCGCGGCGATCAACGGTTTCGCTCTCGGCGGCGGGTGCGAGCTCGCGCTCGCCTGCACGCTGCGTGTCGCTTCGGAGAACGCGAAGCTCGGCCAGCCGGAGGTCAAGCTCGGGATCCTTCCGGGGTACGGGGGATCGCAGCGGCTCGCGCGGATCGTCGGAGAGGGGCGAGCCATGGAGATCTGCCTGACCGGCGAGCCGATCGGCGCGGCCGAGGCGTTCCGGATCGGCCTCGTCAACCGCGTCGTTCCCGCCGGGGAGGCCCTCGCCGCGGCCCGCGAGCTCGCCGGAAAAATCCTCGCCAACGCCCCGCTGGCGGTCGCGTTCACGATGGACGCGATCCACAACGGCCTGGACCTTCCTCTCGAGGACGGGCTGGAGCTCGAAGCGACGCTGTTCGGCGTGTGCGCCTCCACGGAGGATATGCGGGAGGGGATGAAGGCTTTTCTCGAAAAGCGCGTCGCGCGCTTCTCGGGAAAATAG